The genomic DNA CTGCTGCGGGTACCCGCCGGCGTTGTCCAGCACCACCGCGAGGGGGGCGGGCACCGCCCGCGCCGGCGGGGGCGCCGGTTGGGCCGGCGCCCCGCCCGCGCCCGCCTCGCCGTCGGGCGACGCGGCCCGCCCCAGGGCGTCGGCGGGCGCGTCGGGGTCGCCGTCCGGTTGGCCGGGCCGCGCGGCGTCCCCGCCGATCGGTCCGTCCGGCCGGGGGGCCCGCGCCGCGGAGCCGGGCGCCGCGTCGCTCGGGGCCTCCCGCACGACCGCTTGGACGCTCGGGGTCGGGAGCGGCCGGGCGGACGGGACGCTGGCGGTCGGCGCGACCCCCAGCTGCTGGGCCGACCCGACCTCCGTCGTCACGTTCGGTGCGTCGAGGTCGCGCCCCTCGGGCGCCCCGACGCTCGGGGTGGGCGCCGCCACCGACGCCGCGTCCGCGTCCGCGTCGGGCGTCGGGGCCTCCAGGCCGCGCGTGGCGGGCGCCTCGACCGCCGCGTCGGGCGCCGCGAGGGCGCGCGCGTCCGCCTCGACGTCCGGCGCGACCTCGGTGAGCGCCGTCGCGCCGTCGCTCGGGTCGGGCGACGGGCTCGGGACCGGCAACGCAGCGGCGTCCGCCTCGACCTGCACGTCCGGCGTCTCGATCTCCGGCACGGCGGCCTCCACCTCCGGGTCCGGCGTCGGGAGGGGCGCCTCCGGCGCCGCGGTGCGCGGGGCCGGCGTCTCGAGCGGCGTCGCGGCCTGCGCGTCGTCCGCCGCGTCCGCCGCCGCGGCGTCGCGTTCGGGCGGCGCCGGCGGGGCCGGCGCCTCCGCGGCGGGCGGCCCGTCCGCCGCGGGGTCCCCCCCGCTCTCCGCGTCGGTCGCCGGGTCGCCCGGCGCCGGGCGCCCGGTCGCGTCCGCCTCCACCTGCGGGCGGGGCGCCGGCTGCGCGACGGCGTCGTCCGCCGTCGCGGGCGCCTCCTCCTCCGCTTCGGCGGGGGTCCCGAGGTCCACGACGAGGTACGTCTCCGGCGGGTCGCTGGGCGTGAGGTCCAGCGTCACCATCAGCGCCAGCAGCACGAGGGCGTGCAGAAGCAACGACAGGCCCGCCGCGCGGCGGCGGTCCGGGTCGCGCCAGAGGCGCGCGACGCGGGTGGCGAGGGCGGCCCTCATCCCCCCGCAGCGATCGCGACGCGGGTCGCGCCGGCCCGCCGGATCGCGTCCATGATGCGGACGGTCGTGCCGTGCGCCACGCGCTGGTCGGCGCGCAGGATGACGGTGCCGGCGTT from Trueperaceae bacterium includes the following:
- a CDS encoding DUF3048 domain-containing protein, with protein sequence MRAALATRVARLWRDPDRRRAAGLSLLLHALVLLALMVTLDLTPSDPPETYLVVDLGTPAEAEEEAPATADDAVAQPAPRPQVEADATGRPAPGDPATDAESGGDPAADGPPAAEAPAPPAPPERDAAAADAADDAQAATPLETPAPRTAAPEAPLPTPDPEVEAAVPEIETPDVQVEADAAALPVPSPSPDPSDGATALTEVAPDVEADARALAAPDAAVEAPATRGLEAPTPDADADAASVAAPTPSVGAPEGRDLDAPNVTTEVGSAQQLGVAPTASVPSARPLPTPSVQAVVREAPSDAAPGSAARAPRPDGPIGGDAARPGQPDGDPDAPADALGRAASPDGEAGAGGAPAQPAPPPARAVPAPLAVVLDNAGGYPQQGLAQATWTAEIPVEGGVTRLLPFFDAEEPREVGPIRSARPYMIDLADDAAAVLVHVGGSPAAQARLAGDGARNLDAMAEGPLFARDPNRGRAPVNTFAAGAALRAAAERYVADEDPRLVAQVRPTAPDGAPSATEVRIDWGGAYASGFRLEGDTGRYRWIRYGEPASAAGGAPILLDAVLLARLDVVPIPGDPAGRVSMDVTRGGDATLLLRGRRVEGTWRLQDGVRFVAEDGTEIALEGMRRWVAFVPTGQTVTVRP